The following are encoded together in the Daphnia magna isolate NIES linkage group LG8, ASM2063170v1.1, whole genome shotgun sequence genome:
- the LOC116929399 gene encoding papilin isoform X5 → MAIPGRHPGRLLLWVLVTAFITATVDSHLDADQGQLTRHKRQHPDSRTSFILTDFIGVPDPEADVISLQSTRETGKWSDWSEPSECSRTCGGGVSSQSRECLGRGAQDADERSDSSDTQCVGATKRHHSCNIQECPADTQDFRSEQCSRFNGVPFENRYYEWVPYTRAPNKCELNCMPKGERFYYRHRRKVIDGTRCDEQEGTDVCVAGQCLPVGCDSMLGSTAKEDQCRVCGGDGTTCTSVQGIAQQNDFQTGYNDVLLIPVGATNIKIREVKSSNNYLAIRNTTGHYYLNGNWRIDFPREMKFAGCTFHYERKPHAFIAPETITALGPTTEALYVVLLYQEPNPGIEYEYSFPKDVSLPTGGDSYSWIYGAWSDCNADCGGGIQTRNVSCAKTSDFEMVSDDLCDPQLQPSVNRTCATDACDPSWFIGNWTKCSSNCQAGIQFRTVYCQQVIAGSMQSVINDSVCVNAIGPTPSSIQECNKEAVCPQFHIGEWGPCDKLCGDGTRQRKVTCFRKTDDRIEQLADSDCEGDVPARTESCFKRPCEGVDWITSPWSGCKDKCGLEYETRRAQCVSPKGKIYPDEFCHAYRRPALNRTCADATPCKYVWFASQWSACSSDCGAGIQSRWVFCGTMDGGVPAKVDDENCDPAQRYDNTTECHVPPDQCKGVWFSGPWSECSKTCGSGSRTRPILCLANNETADIKQCGVDTIPSAEEKCNTQACSEEAAPEGTTETPLVEVCEEVDEEGEDVEEEEEGEEVVEELIEESSGSNLGMEPSSGSGSMDNLAVDMSAEGSGDMESESSGLGLILGGMTAPPTVMEGSSEPDGLIRRRRQAPAEELLLSGEGSGSGMMSGLGSGLGSGIILGESGSGIDGMDPELEVEEEMNVIETKNGLLQAENVLLVTSKPTTAKPSDTESTTQKTSTDATEESSTVKSDKDVTEESSTVKPDKDVTDESSTVKPDKDVTDESSTVMPDKDVTEESSTEKPDKDVTETSTEKSSKDAAEESSTEKPDKDVTETSTEKSSKDAAEESSTVKPDKDVTETSTDETSKDAKEATTVKPGKDAKEATTVKPGKDAKETSTVKPSKDAKKETTTKKPAKVTVKKPDVEIIESDKMKTGTKPPGRSKAKSFPGKKKKVKVCRVVTPEKQTCDKTEYGCCPDGTSTAKGPFEAGCPKFETCEDAEFKCCPDGVTPAKGADNEGCFTDACKTSLFGCCPDGFTPSEGNDNEGCPAPTTLPPPTTAMGEEFMMVACKDSMFGCCPDQMTAATGPDNQGCFQCESSGDMEESGSGSGAGPECNSCDDTKHGCCPDNLRAAKGPNGEGCEPIESGSGDIGSGDVVPTTESGINCATTEFGCCPDEMTAATGPDSAGCDTPCAETKFGCCDDNVTSAHGPEKKGCCLNTEFGCCPDNIGAATGPKLEGCNCEYTQFGCCPDNITPARGEKLEGCGCLYTEHTCCPDSYTPAAGPNYQGCGCNTFEFGCCPDLVTVAKGPNLEGCGCENTAHGCCQDERTPAHGPQFEGCTCESSKYGCCLDGVTPSQGPNFEGCPSKPALSGEICALDKDRGSCRNFTVNWFFDMEYGGCSRFWYGGCDGNDNRFPSQDDCKAHCVEPTGIQACSLPRVAGPCEGNYPSWYHDTATGSCRQFRYGGCLGNTNRFATREECHQQCIAPKLLDKCEKPQDAGGCQGTFRRWSYDKESMTCQEFNWGGCQGNENNFLSERECHLRCKDTSRSRVSAEERCNMTADYGMCHGNQLQWHFDSKSQHCHSFLYSGCGGNANRFESHQACASVCKEAPRFLTTTTPEPYQLTTQRTNVAEEDTCRMPRVIGDCKEFTERWYYDESDEECRAFLFGGCNGNANNFETLDACRQRCQTAVSPVIPETAKPIDEDFRTEFCFLPKQEGSCDESILQWFYDRPEGVCKQFIYKGCDGNQNRFADRQECESRCSQSQDVCILPRIVGPCSGSFRQWYYDAGSDNCYEFDYGGCQGNPNRFNNAQECQNRCQRVRPITTTSTEAPYVPYPREPERELEREREREPEREPEREREREPEREREPEREPERERDREREQESDRYPTGGDICSLEVEPGPCRASVPAWYFNRQTARCEAFSYGGCDGNANRFHSEEQCERQCGTFRGQDVCRLPPDRGPCRGSFRKYYFDRNTLQCLELVYGGCRGNGNRFSSLEECQSLCLQRAEVAPPGNVTSDANSENEIDVGPTATPYKPSPYDVDQCAEANANCRAISCPYGIERSTSNNGCDECRCYEPCRGYSCPEGTECQAELVRDESDPNQSATRIQPACRQINKEGRCPTVQRGSSSCEEECRSDANCQGDHKCCFNGCGRSCLPPAPLYEEPTTTTPSPVRGTPPRIIDGESRVAAEEGSVGEMQCEAVGSPKPTIYWRRANGEAVNDEGKFKIQSNGSLLIIGVHRSDAGMYTCIADNGVGSSALKQVQFEVKDPTVRAADIVTFQSVTVVTLGSPIIIHCHAYGWPRPSVTWWRGERMLPLSSERYEQFRDYSLLVRRVSFRDLGPYTCQAYNGYGRPASHTLILQAIGPVYSIDADDVEFRRYLIPPPQPDPRLLLTTTTTTPAPFRPRPTPPTSQTYNTLPPQRPNLVAPSARAWSERSNYPVDSDIQIHCEVQGQPLPQVTWYKDNNQVVSTDRITITGNNTLMITGAEGADSGNYRCEAVNLLGDSSGLLSIVVEGVYLHPNCTDNPFFANCKLIVKARFCTNKYYARFCCKSCTLAGQLPATGPHLLDYKTGTSSASARRRK, encoded by the exons ATGGCAATACCCGGTCGGCATCCAGGCCG gttATTATTGTGGGTGCTGGTCACCGCCTTCATCACTGCAACCGTTGAT AGTCATTTGGATGCAGACCAAGGGCAATTGACACGACATAAGAGGCAACATCCAGACAGTCGAACGTCGTTCATTTTGACAGATTTCATTGGCGTTCCGGATCCAGAAGCGGATGTCATTAGCTTGCAATCTACAAGGGAAACGGGAAAATGGTCCGATTGGTCCGAGCCTTCCGAATGCTCGAGAACATGTGGTGGTGGCGTATCAAGCCAGAGCCGTGAATGCCTTGGGCGAGG AGCTCAAGATGCGGATGAAAGATCAGACTCATCCGACACCCAGTGCGTCGGTGCAACGAAGCGGCATCACTCGTGCAACATTCAG GAGTGCCCAGCCGACACACAAGACTTCCGGTCGGAACAGTGTTCACGATTCAACGGAGTTCCATTTGAAAATCGCTATTACGA ATGGGTCCCGTACACGAGGGCACCCAACAAGTGTGAGCTGAATTGTATGCCGAAAGGCGAAAGGTTTTATTACCGACACAGGCGCAAAGTCATTGACGGAACTCGATGTGACGAACAAGAAGGCACCGACGTTTGCGTTGCTGGCCAATGTTTG CCTGTCGGCTGCGATTCGATGTTGGGCTCAACGGCTAAAGAAGACCAATGCCGAGTGTGCGGTGGTGACGGAACAACTTGCACATCTGTTCAAGGAATAGCTCAGCAAAACGACTTTCAAACAG GTTACAATGACGTTTTGCTCATTCCGGTTGGCGCCACAAACATAAAGATTCGCGAAGTCAAGTCGTCAAACAATTATCTtg CTATCCGGAACACCACGGGGCATTATTATCTCAACGGCAATTGGCGCATTGATTTCCCTCGGGAAATGAAATTTGCCGGTTGCACCTTCCATTATGAACGCAAACCGCATGCCTTCATCGCTCCCGAAACTATCACGGCCCTGGGTCCTACCACCGAAGCCCTTTACGTCGTTTTGCTTTACCAAGAGCCTAATCCGGGCATAGAATACGAGTACAGTTTCCCCAAAGACGTCTCATTACCAACCGGAGGTGACAGTTACAGCTGGATCTACGGGGCGTGGAGCGATTGTAACGCTGATTGCGGCGGAG GCATTCAAACTAGGAATGTTAGTTGCGCCAAGACGAGTGATTTTGAAATGGTTTCGGACGACTTATGTGATCCTCAATTACAGCCGTCAGTGAACAGAACTTGCGCTACAGACGCATGTGATCCTAG TTGGTTCATCGGCAATTGGACGAAATGTTCCAGCAATTGCCAAGCAGGAATCCAATTTCGCACAGTTTATTGCCAGCAAGTTATTGCTGGTTCCATGCAGTCTGTCATCAACGACAGCGTCTGCGTTAACGCCATCGGACCAACACCGTCATCAATTCAGGAATGCAATAAGGAAGCCGTCTGCCCTCAATTTCACATTGGCGAATGGGGACCG TGTGATAAACTGTGTGGAGATGGAACACGTCAGCGCAAAGTCACTTGCTTCCGCAAAACAGACGATCGCATTGAACAGCTTGCCGATTCCGATTGTGAAGGCGATGTTCCGGCTCGGACTGAATCCTGTTTTAAACGGCCTTGCGAAGGTGTAGACTGGATAACATCCCCGTGGTCAGGC TGCAAGGATAAGTGTGGGCTAGAATATGAGACACGAAGAGCACAATGCGTTTCGCCTAAAGGAAAAATTTATCCCGACGAGTTTTGTCACGCATACCGTCGACCGGCATTGAACCGTACGTGTGCCGACGCCACCCCATGCAAATACGTTTGGTTTGCTTCCCAATGGAGCGCG TGCTCGTCAGACTGTGGTGCTGGAATTCAGTCCCGGTGGGTGTTTTGCGGCACAATGGATGGTGGAGTGCCTGCTAAAGTCGATGACGAGAACTGCGATCCAGCGCAAAGATACGACAACACAACTGAATGCCACGTGCCGCCTGATCAGTGCAAGGGTGTCTGGTTCTCTGGACCTTGGAGCGAG TGTTCGAAGACGTGTGGATCTGGAAGCCGGACGAGACCAATTTTATGTCTCGCTAACAACGAGACAGCTGATATTAAGCAGTGCGGAGTGGATACTATTCCGTCTGCCGAGGAGAAATGCAATACACAGGCGTGTAGCGAAGAAGCTGCTCCTGAAGGGACAACCGAGACACCTTTAGTTGAAGTCTGTGAAGAAGTTGATGAAGAAGGGGAAGacgttgaagaagaagaagaaggagaggAGGTGGTTGAAGAATTGATTGAAGAATCAAGCGGTTCAAATCTCGGAATGGAACCGTCGTCTGGTTCTGGAAGCATGGACAATCTTGCCGTAGATATGTCTGCTGAAGGATCTGGGGACATGGAATCTGAATCG TCGGGACTTGGATTGATTCTTGGCGGAATGACTGCCCCTCCAACGGTGATGGAAGGATCTAGCGAGCCGGATGGTTTAATAAGAAGACGAAGACAGGCGCCTGCTGAGGAACTGCTCCTTTCAGGTGAAGGATCTGGATCCGGAATGATGTCGGGTCTTGGCTCTGGATTAGGTTCCGGCATCATTCTAGGTGAATCAGGATCCGGTATCGACGGTATGGATCCTGAACTTGAGGTCGAAGAGGAAATGAACGTAATCGAAACCAAGAACGGACTTCTCCAAGCAGAAAACGTACTGCTCGTCACCT CCAAACCGACGACCGCTAAGCCTTCGGATACCGAATCTACCACCCAAAAGACAAGCACAGATGCTACAGAGGAGTCCTCTACTGTGAAGTCAGACAAAGATGTTACAGAGGAGTCCTCTACTGTGAAGCCAGACAAAGATGTTACAGATGAGTCCTCTACTGTGAAGCCAGACAAAGATGTTACAGATGAGTCCTCTACTGTGATGCCAGACAAAGATGTTACAGAGGAGTCCTCTACTGAGAAGCCAGACAAAGATGTTACGGAGACATCCACTGAGAAATCAAGCAAAGATGCTGCAGAGGAGTCCTCTACTGAGAAGCCAGACAAAGATGTTACGGAGACATCCACTGAGAAATCAAGCAAAGATGCTGCAGAGGAGTCATCTACTGTGAAGCCAGACAAAGATGTTACGGAGACATCCACTGATGAAACAAGCAAAGATGCTAAGGAGGCCACTACCGTGAAGCCAGGCAAAGATGCTAAGGAGGCCACTACCGTGAAGCCAGGCAAAGATGCTAAGGAGACATCTACGGTGAAGCCAAGCAAAGATGCTAAGAAGGAGACAACGACTAAGAAACCTGCTAAAGTCACAGTAAAGAAACCGGATGTTGAAATCATTGAAAGCGATAAAATGAAAACTGGAACGAAACCACCTGGTCGATCCAAGGCGAAGAGCTTCccaggaaagaagaagaaggtgaAGGTCTGTCGTGTGGTTACACCAGAGAAACAAACATGCGACAAGACCGAATACGGATGCTGTCCCGATGGAACATCCACAGCTAAAGGACCCTTCGAAGCTG GCTGTCCCAAATTCGAAACTTGCGAGGATGCGGAATTCAAGTGCTGTCCTGATGGCGTTACCCCAGCCAAAGGAGCTGACAACGAAGGCTGCTTCACAGATGCCTGCAAAACATCCTTATTTGGCTGTTGCCCAGATGGATTTACTCCGTCAGAAGGCAATGACAACGAAGGTTGCCCTGCGCCAACTACACTTCCGCCGCCAACAACTGCCATGGGCGAAGAGTTCATGATGGTCGCCTGCAAAGACTCGAT GTTCGGTTGTTGTCCGGATCAGatgacagcagctaccggccCAGACAACCAGGGCTGCTTCCAATGCGAGTCTAGTGGCGATATGGAAGAATCCGGTAGCGGCAGCGGAGCAGGTCCCGAATGCAATTCCTGTGATGATACCAAACACGGCTGTTGCCCAGACAACTTGCGAGCAGCCAAGGGACCTAATGGCGAAGGCTGTGAGCCTATTGAAA GCGGTTCTGGAGATATTGGTTCAGGAGATGTTGTACCAACAACAGAGTCAGGCATCAATTGCGCAACGACTGAATTTGGTTGCTGCCCTGATGAGATGACAGCTG ctaCGGGACCGGACTCTGCTGGATGCGACACACCTTGTGCTGAGACCAAGTTTGGTTGTTGTGATGACAACGTCACATCGGCTCATGGTCCCGAAAAGAAAGGCTGTTGCCTCAATACAGAATTTGGCTGTTGCCCGGACAATATCGGTGCCGCAACAGGGCCCAAACTCGAAGGCTGCAACTGCGAGTACACACAGTTTGGCTGCTGTCCAGATAATATCACTCCGGCTCGAGGTGAAAAACTTGAAGGCTGCGGTTGTTTGTATACCGAACATACCTGCTGTCCTGACAGTTACACTCCAGCTGCTGGACCCAATTACCAAGGATGTGGATGCAACACTTTCGAATTCGGATGTTGCCCTGACCTCGTCACAGTTGCCAAAGGACCTAATCTGGAAGGCTGCGGATGTGAGAACACTGCCCACGGATGCTGTCAAGATGAACGAACGCCCGCTCATGGGCCGCAATTCGAAGGCTGTACTTGTGAATCTTCCAAGTATGGTTGCTGTCTTGATGGCGTTACACCATCTCAGGGTCCAAATTTCGAAGGATGTCCATCAAAGCCGGCACTTTCTGGCG AAATTTGCGCATTGGACAAGGATCGTGGCTCTTGCCGCAATTTCACTGTCAATTGGTTCTTCGACATGGAATACGGTGGTTGCTCTCGTTTCTGGTACGGTGGATGCGATGGCAACGACAATCGCTTTCCGTCACAAGACGATTGCAAGGCTCACTGTGTGGAACCGACCGGCATTC AGGCCTGCTCATTGCCCCGAGTGGCTGGACCTTGTGAAGGTAATTACCCATCTTGGTACCACGACACAGCTACCGGCTCGTGCCGCCAATTCCGCTACGGAGGCTGTTTGGGTAACACCAACCGTTTTGCCACTCGCGAAGAATGTCACCAGCAATGTATTGCACCAAAGTTACTCG ATAAATGCGAGAAGCCTCAAGATGCTGGTGGTTGTCAAGGTACCTTCCGGCGTTGGAGTTACGATAAGGAGAGCATGACCTGTCAAGAATTCAACTGGGGTGGTTGCCAGGGTAACGAGAACAATTTCTTGAGCGAACGCGAATGCCACCTCCGTTGTAAAGACACTAGCCGATCCAgag TGTCTGCTGAAGAGCGGTGCAACATGACAGCCGACTATGGCATGTGCCACGGCAATCAACTTCAATGGCATTTCGATAGCAAATCTCAGCATTGCCACAGTTTCCTTTATTCCGGTTGCGGAGGCAATGCCAACCGCTTCGAGAGTCACCAGGCCTGTGCATCGGTATGCAAAGAGGCTCCCAGGTTTCTTACAACAACAACTCCAGAACCATATCAGCTCACTACACAGAGGACAAATGTTGCAG AGGAAGACACCTGCCGTATGCCACGCGTTATTGGCGATTGCAAAGAGTTTACCGAACGATGGTACTATGATGAATCGGACGAAGAATGCCGTGCCTTCTTGTTCGGAGGTTGTAACGGTAACGCAAACAACTTTGAAACATTGGATGCCTGTCGACAACGATGCCAGACGGCGGTGTCACCTGTTATTCCCGAAACTGCCAAGCCTATCGACGAAGACTTCAGAACTG AATTTTgtttcttaccgaaacaaGAAGGTTCATGTGATGAATCGATTTTGCAATGGTTCTATGACCGCCCGGAGGGTGTCTGTAAACAGTTTATTTACAAGGGATGCGATGGCAATCAAAACAGATTCGCCGACCGCCAGGAATGCGAAAGTCGATGTAGTCAGTCGCAAGATGTCTGTATCTTGCCCCGCATTGTCGGTCCGTGCAGTGGCTCCTTCCGCCAATGGTATTATGATGCCGGATCCGACAATTGCTACGAATTTGACTACGGTGGTTGTCAAGGAAATCCTAATCGCTTTAATAACGCGCAAGAATGTCAAAACCGTTGCCAGAGGGTTCGACCTATTACAACTACTTCAACTGAAGCTCCGTACGTGCCTTATCCTCGCGAACCGGAACGTGAACTCGAACGAGAAAGGGAACGTGAACCTGAGCGCGAACCAGAACGAGAACGCGAACGCGAACCAGAACGAGAACGTGAACCGGAACGAGAACCTGAACGAGAACGCGATCGAGAACGTGAACAGGAAAGTGATCGCTACCCTACCGGAGGAG ATATCTGTAGCTTGGAAGTTGAACCTGGACCTTGTAGAGCCAGCGTTCCAGCTTGGTATTTCAATCGACAGACCGCTCGCTGTGAAGCGTTTAGCTATGGAGGATGTGACGGCAATGCCAATCGTTTCCATTCAGAGGAGCAATGCGAACGCCAGTGTGGAACCTTCCGTGGCCAAG ATGTTTGCCGACTTCCACCTGACCGAGGTCCTTGCCGTGGATCTTTCCGCAAATATTATTTCGATCGCAACACGTTGCAGTGTCTTGAACTGGTGTATGGCGGCTGCCGCGGTAATGGCAATAGATTCAGCTCATTGGAAGAGTGTCAGTCTCTCTGTCTTCAACGTGCCGAAGTCGCTCCACCTGGCAATGTGACATCCGACGCCAATTCAG AAAACGAAATCGATGTCGGTCCTACTGCCACGCCCTACAAACCCAGCCCTTACGATGTTGATCAATGCGCCGAGGCCAATGCTAATTGCCGTGCAATTAGTTGCCCATACGGCATTGAACG ATCTACATCGAACAACGGCTGTGACGAATGCCGATGCTACGAGCCATGCCGCGGCTATTCATGTCCGGAAGGAACGGAATGTCAAGCAGAATTGGTTCGCGATGAGTCTGATCCTAATCAGTCTGCCACTCGTATCCAACCCGCGTGCAGACAAA TTAATAAAGAAGGCCGATGCCCTACGGTTCAGCGTGGAAGTTCGAGTTGCGAAGAAGAATGCCGTTCTGACGCGAATTGCCAGGGAGATCACAAATGTTGCTTCAACGGTTGCGGTCGCTCTTGTCTCCCGCCTGCTCCATTGTATGAAGAGCCAACAACGACTACCCCCTCCCCTGTTAGAG GCACTCCACCTCGAATCATCGACGGGGAGTCCCGCGTCGCGGCTGAAGAGGGCAGCGTAGGTGAAATGCAATGCGAAGCAGTCGGGTCGCCCAAACCAACAATTTATTGGCGTCGAGCAAATGGAGAG GCTGTTAACGATGAAGGCAAATTCAAAATCCAATCAAATGGCTCGCTTCTGATCATTGGTGTCCACAGATCCGATGCTGGCATGTACACTTGCATCGCCGATAACGGAGTTGGTTCTTCCGCACTCAAACAAGTTCAGTTTGAAGTCAAAG ACCCGACTGTTCGCGCTGCGGATATTGTGACCTTTCAGAGTGTGACAGTCGTGACGTTGGGCTCTCCGATCATTATCCACTGTCACGCTTACGGCTGGCCTAGGCCATCTGTGACATGGTGGCGCGGTGAGCGCATGCTTCCGCTCTCATCGGAACGCTACGAACAGTTCCGCGATTATTCGCTGTTGGTCCGACGTGTCTCCTTCCGCGATTTGGGTCCTTATACCTGTCAGGCGTACAACGGCTATGGCCGTCCCGCTTCCCATACTCTGATTCTTCAGGCTATTGGTCCAGTTTATTCTATTGATGCCGATGACGTCGAATTCCGTCGCTATCTAATTCCTCCGCCACAACCCGATCCCCGTTTGTTACTAACTACTACCACTACTACTCCTGCCCCCTTCCGGCCTCGGCCCACTCCACCGACTTCACAGACTTATAACACGCTGCCTCCTCAGCGACCTAATTTGG TTGCACCAAGTGCAAGAGCCTGGTCAGAACGATCAAATTACCCCGTGGATAGTGATATCCAAATCCACTGTGAAGTCCAGGGTCAACCGCTACCACAAGTGACGTGGTACAAGGACAACAATCAAGTCGTTTCGACGGATCGTATAACTATCACTG GTAATAACACTTTGATGATCACTGGAGCAGAGGGCGCTGATTCTGGAAACTATCGCTGCGAAGCTGTCAATTTACTTGGAGATTCAAGCGGTCTCTTAAGCATTGTTGTCGAAG GCGTTTACTTACACCCGAATTGTACGGACAACCCGTTCTTTGCCAACTGCAAGTTGATCGTCAAGGCGCGTTTCTGTACGAACAAGTACTATGCTCGTTTCTGCTGCAAATCTTGCACACTGGCTGGTCAATTGCCGGCCACGGGGCCACATCTGCTCGATTACAAGACAGGTACTAGCAGCGCCTCCGCCAGGCGTAGGAAGTAG